One uncultured Alphaproteobacteria bacterium genomic region harbors:
- the smpB gene encoding SsrA-binding protein → MKQPRKALISTGMVSENRRARYDYQIESTLEAGLVLSGSEVKSLRHGQANLNDSFAGALKEGGEAEVGLYNAYIPEYAKATIFQHEARRVRKLLLHKREARKWLASVAREGRTIVPLKLYFNDKGVAKVLLGLATGKKQHDKRETEKARDWQRDKARIMRERG, encoded by the coding sequence ATGAAGCAGCCCCGCAAGGCGTTGATATCGACCGGCATGGTTTCCGAAAACCGCCGGGCGCGATACGACTATCAGATCGAAAGCACGCTCGAAGCGGGGCTGGTTCTCTCCGGCAGCGAGGTCAAGAGCCTGCGCCACGGCCAAGCCAACCTCAACGATTCCTTCGCCGGTGCGCTCAAGGAGGGCGGCGAGGCCGAGGTCGGCCTCTACAACGCCTACATTCCCGAATATGCCAAGGCGACGATCTTCCAGCACGAGGCGCGGCGCGTGCGCAAGCTCCTGCTCCACAAGCGGGAGGCGCGCAAGTGGCTGGCGTCGGTCGCGCGCGAGGGGCGGACGATCGTGCCGCTCAAGCTCTATTTCAACGACAAGGGCGTCGCCAAGGTCCTCCTCGGCCTTGCCACCGGCAAGAAGCAGCACGACAAACGCGAGACCGAAAAGGCGCGCGACTGGCAGCGCGACAAGGCGCGGATCATGCGCGAACGGGGGTAG
- the dapA gene encoding 4-hydroxy-tetrahydrodipicolinate synthase codes for MFKGSMTALITPFRDGAVDEKAFARFVDWQIAEGTHAVIPCGTTGESPTLSHAEHNRVTEICIEVCKGRIPVIAGTGSNSTEEAISLSRHAQAAGADALLVVTPYYNKPNPEGQYLHFKAVAEAVDLPIFIYNIPGRSVIDMSVATMARLARLPNIVGVKDATADLARPLKVRTEIGPKFCQLSGEDATVTAFLAQGGVGCISVSANVAPRLCSELHTAWQQGDYPKVWQLRDRLMPLHEAMFCETSPAPVKYAASRLGICADGCRLPIAPLSAEGKAKVDAALQKVGLLEAAH; via the coding sequence ATGTTCAAAGGCTCGATGACCGCGCTGATCACGCCCTTCCGCGATGGCGCGGTGGACGAAAAAGCGTTCGCCCGGTTCGTCGACTGGCAGATTGCCGAAGGTACGCACGCGGTGATCCCGTGCGGCACCACCGGGGAATCGCCGACCCTCTCGCACGCCGAGCACAACCGTGTGACCGAGATCTGCATCGAGGTGTGCAAAGGGCGCATCCCGGTGATCGCCGGCACCGGCTCCAATTCCACCGAGGAGGCGATCAGTCTTTCGCGCCATGCCCAGGCGGCGGGTGCGGATGCGCTTCTGGTGGTGACGCCGTACTACAACAAGCCGAACCCGGAGGGGCAGTACCTCCACTTCAAGGCGGTCGCCGAGGCCGTCGACCTGCCGATCTTCATCTACAACATTCCCGGCCGGTCGGTGATCGACATGTCGGTGGCGACGATGGCCCGTCTCGCGCGCCTGCCGAACATCGTCGGGGTCAAGGACGCCACCGCCGATCTCGCGCGCCCGCTCAAGGTCCGCACCGAGATCGGGCCGAAGTTCTGCCAACTCTCCGGCGAGGACGCGACCGTCACCGCGTTCCTGGCGCAGGGCGGCGTCGGCTGCATCTCGGTTTCGGCCAACGTCGCGCCGCGCCTCTGCTCCGAGCTTCATACCGCCTGGCAGCAAGGGGACTATCCCAAGGTCTGGCAGCTTCGCGACCGGCTGATGCCGCTCCACGAGGCGATGTTCTGCGAGACCAGCCCGGCTCCGGTGAAGTACGCGGCCTCCCGGCTCGGCATCTGCGCCGACGGCTGCCGACTGCCGATCGCGCCGCTGTCGGCCGAGGGCAAGGCGAAGGTGGACGCCGCGTTGCAGAAGGTCGGACTGCTGGAAGCCGCCCACTAA
- a CDS encoding Soluble lytic murein transglycosylase, with the protein MMNAAGKSFTGVFGALAVLLIGSGSGFDVPAWAATDAKPKPAAVSAKPPKPGVKPAAKPSQPPRPARKPAAGFPGFAAADKGDWKEVRRLIAQNPKAPVAKVMTWMLLRAPGSGASFDEIRGFLEANPSWPDRATLTRRAEEAIWTTGDDAARQKWFANGKAATREGALWLAAQAESAGRDAEAAKRYRDLWTDETFTGDQEKAFLAAHGDWIRPADQRDRLERLIWQRRFGEAHRQIERVDADTRALAEARIALATMNTGAANTLLRVPKELRHDPGLIYERARWLRRRDKDDEATILLLAHKGPRPYPDLWWTEQAVLARDALAAGHITQAYDLAARHDLKSAGDLAEAEWLAGWIAFQFLKDPGIAEGHFQRLYDAVSTPVSKSRGAYWLGRTHAAKGDAAKAAEWFARAAAEPTTFYGQLAGQRVSTPVPPAAPPVPPLPKEATAWVRSHEFASLLRQFDQMGEERLFGIFSRAFYYAARTDEQRLAVVETVSGYSLSQGVRLARLLRQHNVPDTVLAYPVPKWIDLPSAPAKAIVLGIIRQESNFDTDAVSSAGAKGLMQLMPRTAAQEAKLMKQPYAPDYLTQRPNVNVQLGSHYLDRLLDRYDRHPALAFAAYNAGESRVDQWLKLNGDPRTGEVDTITWIESIPFKETRNYVQRVLENVEIYRRRVGGEPIRVADNP; encoded by the coding sequence ATGATGAACGCAGCTGGCAAGAGCTTCACCGGCGTCTTCGGCGCGCTCGCAGTCCTGCTGATCGGCAGCGGGTCGGGTTTCGACGTCCCCGCTTGGGCGGCGACCGACGCCAAACCCAAGCCCGCGGCGGTCTCCGCGAAGCCGCCCAAGCCGGGCGTCAAACCGGCGGCGAAGCCTTCGCAGCCGCCCCGTCCGGCACGCAAACCGGCCGCCGGTTTCCCCGGATTCGCCGCGGCGGACAAGGGCGACTGGAAGGAAGTCCGGCGGCTGATCGCGCAGAACCCCAAGGCGCCGGTCGCGAAGGTCATGACCTGGATGCTGCTGCGCGCCCCGGGCAGCGGCGCGAGCTTCGACGAGATTCGCGGCTTCCTCGAAGCCAATCCGTCGTGGCCCGACCGCGCCACCCTCACCCGCCGCGCCGAGGAAGCGATCTGGACCACCGGCGACGACGCGGCGCGGCAGAAATGGTTCGCCAACGGCAAGGCCGCAACCCGCGAGGGCGCGCTGTGGCTGGCCGCCCAGGCCGAATCCGCGGGCCGCGACGCCGAGGCGGCGAAGCGCTACCGCGATCTCTGGACCGACGAAACCTTCACCGGCGACCAGGAAAAGGCCTTCCTCGCCGCCCACGGCGACTGGATTCGCCCCGCCGACCAGCGCGACCGTCTCGAACGGCTGATCTGGCAGCGACGCTTCGGCGAGGCGCACCGCCAGATCGAGCGGGTCGACGCCGACACCCGCGCACTCGCCGAGGCGCGCATCGCCCTGGCGACGATGAACACCGGCGCGGCGAACACCTTATTGCGCGTTCCCAAAGAGTTGCGACACGACCCTGGACTGATTTACGAACGGGCGCGGTGGCTGCGGCGACGCGACAAGGATGACGAAGCGACGATCCTGTTGCTGGCGCACAAGGGCCCGCGCCCCTACCCCGACCTGTGGTGGACGGAACAGGCGGTGCTCGCTCGCGACGCCCTCGCCGCCGGGCACATCACCCAGGCCTACGACCTCGCGGCGCGCCACGACCTCAAATCGGCGGGCGATCTCGCGGAAGCGGAGTGGCTGGCGGGCTGGATCGCCTTCCAGTTCCTCAAGGATCCCGGGATTGCCGAAGGTCACTTCCAGCGGCTTTACGATGCGGTCTCGACGCCGGTGAGCAAATCCCGCGGCGCGTACTGGCTCGGCCGCACCCACGCCGCCAAGGGCGACGCCGCCAAGGCCGCCGAATGGTTCGCCCGCGCCGCCGCGGAACCTACGACGTTCTACGGCCAGCTTGCCGGACAACGGGTTTCGACGCCCGTGCCGCCCGCCGCGCCGCCGGTGCCGCCCCTGCCCAAGGAGGCGACCGCCTGGGTCCGCTCCCACGAGTTCGCGTCGCTGCTGCGGCAGTTCGACCAGATGGGCGAGGAGCGCCTGTTCGGGATCTTCTCCCGCGCGTTCTATTATGCCGCACGCACCGACGAACAGCGTCTCGCGGTGGTCGAGACGGTCTCGGGCTACTCGCTGTCGCAGGGCGTGCGGCTCGCCCGGCTGCTGCGCCAGCACAACGTGCCGGACACGGTTCTCGCCTATCCGGTTCCGAAGTGGATCGATCTGCCGTCCGCGCCCGCCAAGGCGATCGTCCTCGGGATCATCCGTCAGGAGAGCAACTTCGACACCGACGCGGTGAGCTCGGCCGGGGCCAAGGGGCTGATGCAGCTGATGCCGAGAACCGCGGCGCAGGAGGCGAAGCTGATGAAACAGCCGTACGCCCCCGACTATCTGACGCAGCGTCCGAACGTCAACGTCCAGCTCGGCAGCCATTACCTCGACCGTCTGCTCGACCGCTACGACCGCCACCCCGCGCTCGCCTTCGCCGCCTACAACGCGGGAGAAAGCCGCGTCGACCAGTGGCTGAAGCTCAACGGCGATCCGCGTACCGGCGAGGTCGACACCATCACCTGGATCGAATCGATTCCGTTCAAGGAAACCCGCAACTACGTGCAGCGGGTTCTGGAAAACGTCGAAATCTACCGCCGTCGGGTCGGCGGCGAGCCGATCCGGGTCGCGGACAATCCCTGA
- a CDS encoding conserved hypothetical protein (Evidence 4 : Homologs of previously reported genes of unknown function): MFKKTSKSGSSEAIMAEKKGVPSIISRGLTITGDLASDGEIQVDGRVEGDIACVSLVVGLSGEVVGEVRAQSLRLHGQLTGQVHAESVFLAATARMVGDIHHQSLAIEPGAFLQGMCRRSDETQAAAPVAAIAAAQPAEDAAPAAEGEAPRAMPGKPVRGLVGVAS, encoded by the coding sequence ATGTTCAAAAAAACCAGTAAGTCGGGCAGTAGCGAGGCGATCATGGCCGAGAAGAAGGGCGTTCCGTCGATCATCAGTCGCGGCCTCACGATCACCGGCGACCTCGCCAGCGACGGCGAAATCCAGGTGGATGGGCGCGTCGAGGGCGATATCGCCTGCGTGTCGCTGGTCGTCGGTCTGAGCGGCGAGGTGGTCGGCGAGGTGCGCGCCCAGTCGCTGCGCCTGCACGGCCAGCTGACCGGCCAGGTCCATGCCGAGAGCGTCTTCCTCGCCGCCACGGCGCGCATGGTCGGCGACATCCATCACCAGAGCTTGGCGATCGAGCCCGGGGCGTTCCTGCAGGGAATGTGCCGCCGCAGCGACGAGACTCAGGCGGCCGCGCCGGTGGCGGCGATCGCCGCCGCCCAGCCCGCGGAGGATGCCGCTCCCGCCGCCGAAGGCGAGGCGCCTCGGGCGATGCCGGGCAAGCCGGTCCGCGGTCTCGTCGGCGTCGCTTCCTGA
- a CDS encoding putative Peptidase M23B (Evidence 3 : Function proposed based on presence of conserved amino acid motif, structural feature or limited homology), with protein MTFDPSHPKDSRLMAFLRRRFPERMIYIRTGGVSRTMTLTTTKQILMTTVLAGALGWTVYASGMQLAHEAILSLKSDQIAAARAAHDEVLAELVSYREKVAALTGDLQSSYARANDLAMQGVDLQKEIVAVERRMSSSGRSDAAKQKDQAQLDALEQKYVGVETARAQIERERERLRKQLAEIDQRMSRLASKGEVENDVLELRQAVLQRDLATSQRDTLVAENKRLSDRLERIQSAQKQLFDQVAGLADGGITQIEKTLRKTGLNVDELLGKQEANRGGPFVPADLPDLGREDLNTAMRSLSEQIDRWDGLARLMDNLPLGYPVKTPRITSGFGYRRDPFTGELAEHSGIDFRGEKGDVALATAPGTVVYVGDRGNYGLTVDIDHGMGLVTRFAHLEEALVKVGDELQTGGPVALIGNSGRSTGRHLHYEVRYNGQPYNPKELIRVKRYVQKNQ; from the coding sequence ATGACCTTCGATCCGTCGCACCCGAAAGACTCGCGCCTGATGGCTTTCCTGCGCCGTCGCTTCCCCGAGCGCATGATCTACATCCGCACCGGCGGCGTCAGCCGCACGATGACCCTCACCACCACCAAACAGATCCTGATGACCACGGTGCTGGCGGGCGCCCTCGGGTGGACCGTCTATGCCTCCGGCATGCAGCTCGCGCACGAGGCGATCCTGTCCCTCAAGAGCGATCAGATCGCCGCCGCCCGCGCCGCCCACGACGAAGTGCTCGCCGAGCTGGTGAGCTACCGCGAGAAGGTTGCCGCCCTCACCGGCGATCTTCAGAGCAGCTACGCTCGCGCCAACGATCTCGCGATGCAGGGCGTCGACCTGCAGAAGGAGATCGTCGCGGTCGAGCGCCGGATGAGCTCCTCGGGCCGGTCGGATGCGGCGAAGCAGAAGGATCAGGCTCAGCTCGACGCACTGGAACAGAAATACGTCGGCGTGGAGACCGCCCGTGCGCAGATCGAACGCGAACGCGAACGGCTCCGCAAGCAGCTCGCCGAGATCGACCAGCGGATGTCGCGCCTCGCTTCCAAGGGGGAGGTGGAGAACGACGTGCTCGAACTCCGTCAGGCGGTTCTGCAGCGCGATCTCGCCACCTCGCAGCGTGACACTCTCGTGGCGGAGAACAAACGCCTCTCCGACCGACTCGAACGCATCCAGTCGGCGCAGAAGCAGCTCTTCGATCAGGTCGCGGGCCTCGCCGACGGCGGCATCACCCAGATCGAGAAGACCCTCAGGAAGACCGGCCTCAACGTCGACGAACTCCTCGGCAAGCAGGAGGCCAACCGCGGCGGACCGTTCGTGCCCGCCGACCTGCCCGATCTCGGGCGCGAGGATCTCAACACCGCAATGCGTTCGCTTTCCGAGCAGATCGACCGCTGGGACGGTCTCGCGCGGCTGATGGACAACCTGCCGCTCGGCTATCCGGTGAAGACGCCGCGCATCACGTCGGGCTTCGGCTACCGTCGCGATCCCTTCACCGGCGAACTCGCCGAGCACTCCGGCATCGATTTTCGCGGCGAGAAGGGCGATGTTGCGCTGGCAACCGCCCCGGGCACGGTGGTATACGTCGGCGATCGCGGCAACTACGGCTTGACCGTCGATATCGACCACGGCATGGGGCTCGTCACCCGCTTCGCCCACCTCGAGGAGGCTTTGGTCAAGGTCGGCGACGAGCTTCAGACGGGGGGGCCGGTCGCGTTGATCGGCAACAGCGGCCGCAGCACCGGGCGTCATTTGCATTACGAAGTGCGCTACAACGGACAGCCGTACAACCCCAAGGAATTGATCAGGGTTAAGCGATATGTTCAAAAAAACCAGTAA
- a CDS encoding Phosphatidylglycerophosphatase A and related protein yields MVSTFWKFASVTLATGLGIGRVPVAPGTFGSLAAAVVAVPIVAAGGPLALGFAAAAAALVGIPTAAAAARAMKREDPGAVVIDEFAGQWLALLPAANDLGAWCLAFLAFRLFDVWKPGPVGWADRKIGGGLGIMLDDVIAGILAAGTVALAQPFLPPTVALF; encoded by the coding sequence ATGGTATCCACGTTCTGGAAGTTCGCGTCAGTGACGCTGGCCACAGGGCTCGGCATCGGCCGCGTCCCGGTCGCGCCGGGAACCTTCGGGTCGCTCGCGGCGGCCGTCGTGGCGGTGCCGATCGTCGCCGCTGGCGGGCCGCTCGCCCTCGGCTTCGCCGCAGCGGCGGCGGCGCTGGTGGGAATCCCCACCGCCGCCGCCGCCGCGCGGGCGATGAAGCGCGAGGACCCGGGCGCGGTGGTGATCGACGAGTTCGCCGGGCAATGGCTGGCGCTGTTGCCCGCGGCCAACGATCTCGGCGCGTGGTGTCTGGCGTTTCTCGCGTTCCGCCTATTCGACGTGTGGAAGCCCGGGCCGGTGGGCTGGGCGGATCGCAAAATCGGCGGCGGCCTCGGAATCATGCTCGACGACGTGATCGCGGGCATTCTCGCCGCCGGAACGGTGGCTCTGGCGCAACCTTTCCTGCCACCCACCGTTGCGCTGTTCTGA
- a CDS encoding conserved hypothetical protein (Evidence 4 : Homologs of previously reported genes of unknown function), which yields MSEAALPALDLAREALRRATARNLLLATAESCTGGLIAATMTEIAGCSSAFERGYVTYSNQAKMDCLGVPAAILDAHGAVSEETARAMAEGALTHSRADAAVAVTGVAGPDGGTPEKPVGLVHLAAARHGRPTLHRVERFPGDRAAVRAATARAAFEMLVKILTD from the coding sequence ATGTCCGAAGCCGCCCTGCCCGCCCTCGATCTTGCCCGTGAGGCGCTGCGCCGCGCAACCGCGCGCAACCTCCTGCTCGCCACCGCCGAGTCCTGCACCGGCGGGTTGATCGCCGCGACCATGACCGAGATCGCCGGATGCTCGTCGGCGTTCGAGCGCGGCTACGTCACCTATTCCAATCAGGCGAAGATGGATTGCCTCGGCGTGCCCGCCGCGATCCTCGACGCCCACGGCGCGGTAAGCGAGGAAACCGCCAGGGCGATGGCGGAAGGCGCGCTTACCCACAGCCGTGCCGACGCGGCGGTAGCGGTTACCGGCGTCGCCGGGCCGGACGGCGGCACACCGGAAAAGCCGGTCGGCCTCGTCCACCTCGCGGCCGCGCGCCACGGCCGCCCGACCCTGCATCGGGTCGAGCGCTTCCCCGGCGACCGCGCCGCGGTACGCGCCGCGACCGCACGCGCCGCTTTCGAAATGCTGGTGAAGATACTTACGGATTGA
- a CDS encoding OmpW family protein yields the protein MTYPMLAGALAASVALCIPLAHGHEAGDIIFRVGAARLFSSEDSSSIDVDQGSLAGVDLHGNASISNDTQAGLTATYMMTDHFGIEAMATTPFRTGIAFHDTLLNAANMSIGSLKQVSPTVSLVYYPLAPGLDFQPYMGAGVSRTWFFGGKIDNRAAANRFDNLRASNAWGWAAQLGFDYMLTENLMLNAQARYIDTSTTLYLQNTALGVRMKSDVDIGSWIGMVGLGYKF from the coding sequence ATGACTTATCCAATGCTCGCCGGCGCGCTGGCGGCCAGCGTCGCTTTGTGCATTCCGTTGGCTCATGGACACGAAGCGGGCGACATAATTTTCCGCGTCGGCGCGGCGCGCCTCTTCTCGTCGGAAGATAGTTCTTCGATCGATGTCGATCAGGGCAGTCTTGCGGGAGTCGACCTTCACGGCAACGCGTCGATTTCGAACGACACTCAGGCCGGCCTGACCGCCACCTACATGATGACCGATCATTTCGGCATCGAGGCGATGGCGACGACACCTTTTCGCACCGGGATCGCCTTCCACGACACCCTCCTCAACGCAGCGAACATGTCGATAGGAAGCCTCAAGCAGGTCTCGCCGACCGTGAGCCTCGTCTACTACCCTCTGGCGCCGGGGCTCGACTTTCAGCCCTACATGGGCGCGGGCGTCAGCCGCACTTGGTTTTTCGGCGGGAAGATCGATAACCGAGCCGCGGCCAACCGCTTCGACAACCTGAGAGCGAGCAATGCCTGGGGATGGGCTGCGCAACTGGGTTTCGACTACATGCTGACGGAAAACCTGATGCTGAACGCCCAGGCGCGCTACATCGACACCAGCACGACGCTTTACCTCCAGAACACCGCACTCGGTGTTCGCATGAAGTCCGACGTGGATATCGGTTCGTGGATCGGCATGGTCGGGTTGGGCTACAAGTTCTGA
- a CDS encoding conserved hypothetical protein (Evidence 4 : Homologs of previously reported genes of unknown function) — MVDAESRDAVVRLCEQDPFFRNGLRKSFRIYAWGAAFA; from the coding sequence GTGGTCGACGCCGAAAGCCGCGACGCGGTGGTGCGACTGTGCGAGCAGGACCCGTTCTTCCGCAACGGGCTCCGCAAGTCGTTCCGGATCTATGCCTGGGGCGCCGCGTTCGCCTGA
- a CDS encoding conserved hypothetical protein (Evidence 4 : Homologs of previously reported genes of unknown function), with product MTACPCGSGNSLDACCGPLIAGAPAPTAEALMRSRYTAYATGNIAYVAATHAPEAAADFDEAGSQEMSRKVKWKGLTIEATEAGGPNDDTGTVTFAARFSMQGQESVHREISTFRKVDGRWLYVDGEVNPAVAPRRVEKIGRNDPCPCGSGKKYKKCCGA from the coding sequence ATGACGGCATGTCCCTGCGGCTCAGGCAATTCCCTCGACGCCTGTTGCGGCCCTCTGATCGCGGGCGCGCCCGCGCCGACCGCCGAGGCGCTAATGCGCTCGCGCTACACCGCCTATGCGACCGGCAACATCGCCTACGTCGCAGCCACCCACGCGCCGGAGGCGGCCGCCGATTTCGACGAGGCGGGTTCGCAGGAAATGTCGCGCAAGGTGAAATGGAAGGGGCTCACCATCGAGGCCACCGAAGCGGGCGGCCCGAACGACGACACCGGCACCGTGACCTTCGCCGCGCGCTTCTCGATGCAGGGGCAGGAGAGCGTCCACCGCGAGATCTCGACCTTCCGCAAGGTCGACGGGCGCTGGCTTTACGTCGACGGCGAGGTCAATCCCGCGGTCGCGCCGCGCCGGGTCGAGAAGATCGGCCGCAACGACCCGTGTCCGTGCGGCTCGGGCAAGAAATACAAGAAGTGCTGCGGCGCGTGA
- a CDS encoding Oligoketide cyclase/lipid transport protein: protein MKSYTESRFLPYTPEQMFDLVADVPSYPKFLPWCLATRVVGREGENVFLSEMDIGFKMMRERYTSRVTLKPSEEIDVEALEGIFKELHTIWRFAPAPGGTRIGFEIRFAFRSFLLQTMIGAVFNEAARMMVRSFEKRAQVLYG, encoded by the coding sequence ATGAAATCCTATACGGAATCCCGCTTCCTGCCCTATACGCCGGAGCAGATGTTCGATCTGGTCGCGGACGTTCCGTCGTATCCGAAGTTTCTCCCCTGGTGCCTCGCCACCCGCGTCGTCGGGCGGGAAGGGGAGAACGTCTTTCTGTCCGAGATGGACATCGGCTTCAAGATGATGCGCGAACGCTACACCTCGCGGGTGACGCTCAAGCCGTCGGAGGAGATCGACGTCGAGGCGCTCGAAGGCATCTTCAAGGAGCTGCATACCATCTGGCGGTTCGCGCCCGCGCCGGGCGGCACCCGCATCGGCTTCGAAATTCGTTTCGCCTTCCGCTCGTTCCTCTTGCAAACCATGATCGGCGCGGTATTCAACGAGGCGGCGCGGATGATGGTGCGATCGTTCGAGAAGCGCGCCCAGGTTCTTTACGGATAG
- the lipA gene encoding lipoate synthase (Evidence 2a : Function of homologous gene experimentally demonstrated in an other organism; PubMedId : 12591875; Product type e : enzyme), which yields MDDSKLSAAALRHPEKRNRPDNPSPRKPKWIRVKAPTSQAYGEVVKMMRSKQMHTVCEEAACPNIGECWQRRHAAFMILGDTCTRACAFCNVKTGRPGAVDPTEPAHVAESVVQMGAKHIVVTSVDRDDLPDGGATQFAKVIAAVRAASPETSIEVLTPDFRDKPGGLEAVVAARPDVFNHNLETVPRLYPSIRPGARYFQSLSILRDAKRIDPTIFTKSGLMVGLGETRSEILQVMDDLRVADVDFLTIGQYLQPTLKHAAVAEYVSPEQFEDYRRLALAKGFLVVAASPMTRSSYHADRDFEALRAARLEKLNRAAG from the coding sequence ACAGCAAGTTGAGTGCGGCCGCGTTGCGGCACCCCGAAAAACGCAACCGGCCGGACAACCCCAGCCCGCGCAAGCCGAAGTGGATCCGCGTCAAGGCGCCCACCTCGCAGGCGTACGGCGAGGTGGTGAAGATGATGCGCTCCAAGCAGATGCACACCGTCTGCGAGGAGGCCGCGTGTCCGAACATCGGCGAATGCTGGCAGCGCCGCCACGCCGCGTTCATGATCCTGGGCGACACCTGCACCCGTGCCTGCGCGTTCTGCAACGTCAAGACCGGGCGCCCCGGCGCGGTCGACCCCACCGAGCCCGCCCACGTGGCGGAATCGGTGGTGCAGATGGGGGCGAAGCACATCGTCGTCACCTCGGTGGACCGCGACGACCTGCCCGACGGCGGAGCGACGCAGTTCGCCAAGGTGATCGCGGCTGTGCGCGCCGCCTCGCCGGAGACCTCCATCGAGGTGCTGACCCCCGACTTCCGCGACAAGCCGGGCGGGCTCGAAGCGGTGGTGGCGGCGCGGCCCGACGTCTTCAACCACAATCTCGAAACCGTGCCGCGTCTCTATCCCTCGATCCGGCCCGGCGCACGCTATTTCCAGTCGCTGTCGATCCTGCGCGACGCCAAGCGCATCGATCCGACGATCTTCACCAAGTCCGGCCTGATGGTCGGGCTCGGCGAAACCCGCTCGGAGATCCTCCAGGTGATGGACGACCTGCGCGTCGCGGACGTCGACTTCCTCACCATCGGCCAGTACCTTCAGCCGACGCTGAAGCATGCGGCGGTGGCGGAGTACGTGTCTCCCGAGCAGTTCGAGGACTACAGGCGGTTGGCGCTCGCCAAGGGGTTCCTGGTGGTCGCCGCCTCGCCGATGACGCGCTCGTCGTACCATGCCGATCGCGATTTCGAGGCTCTGCGCGCCGCGCGCCTGGAGAAGCTCAACCGGGCGGCGGGATGA